One stretch of Hymenobacter chitinivorans DSM 11115 DNA includes these proteins:
- a CDS encoding T9SS type A sorting domain-containing protein: MKATLLKSLPLLLAALLSGSATFAQGHRAAATPGRQEVRAYYQANVLPVVRQQRQKLEAQLVPADKAQLATYRKELQDLRLRGKALRESLKPAGSTEPRPTPTDAQKQQLQALRSESREIMVKVGLLAKKYEAPLAQLSQEIQPQKQQWAADIKAITTKNATPEQLEKHKQFGEHHRGGHDGMSQFLRPTRFLLLDPNAPAPPAGAGPEAGLNVYPNPAAATNQLEYSVKKAGPVTIEILDGRGNTLRPVVQNEQQEKGSHTLSTDLHDLPTGTYYYKITTRSGTETKRFVKQ, encoded by the coding sequence ATGAAAGCAACCCTGCTAAAATCCCTGCCCCTGCTGCTGGCGGCCCTGCTCAGCGGCTCCGCCACCTTCGCCCAGGGCCACCGCGCCGCTGCTACACCCGGCCGCCAGGAAGTGCGGGCTTACTACCAGGCCAACGTGCTGCCCGTGGTGCGACAGCAGCGCCAGAAGCTCGAAGCCCAGCTCGTCCCCGCCGACAAAGCCCAGCTGGCCACCTACCGGAAGGAATTGCAGGACCTGCGCCTGCGCGGCAAGGCTCTGCGGGAAAGCCTGAAGCCCGCCGGCTCCACCGAACCCCGCCCCACTCCGACCGACGCCCAAAAGCAGCAGTTGCAGGCCCTGCGCTCCGAGAGCCGCGAAATCATGGTAAAAGTGGGCTTGCTGGCCAAAAAGTACGAGGCGCCCCTGGCTCAGCTCAGCCAGGAAATTCAGCCCCAGAAGCAGCAGTGGGCCGCTGACATCAAAGCCATTACCACCAAAAATGCCACGCCCGAGCAGCTGGAGAAACACAAGCAGTTTGGGGAGCACCACCGCGGCGGCCACGACGGCATGAGCCAGTTTCTGCGCCCGACCCGCTTCCTGCTCCTGGACCCTAACGCCCCCGCCCCGCCGGCCGGCGCCGGCCCTGAGGCCGGTCTGAACGTGTACCCCAACCCGGCCGCGGCCACTAACCAGCTGGAATATTCGGTGAAAAAGGCCGGGCCCGTGACCATCGAAATTCTGGACGGCCGCGGCAACACCCTGCGGCCCGTGGTGCAGAACGAGCAGCAGGAGAAAGGCAGCCACACGCTCAGCACCGACCTGCACGACCTGCCCACCGGCACCTACTACTACAAAATCACGACCCGCTCGGGCACCGAAACCAAGCGCTTCGTCAAGCAATAA
- a CDS encoding M16 family metallopeptidase codes for MKHTFSRLLLAAALLGPVGAHFAQAADVVELRQPNASKVVVKLQFRNGSSADPVGKEGLTFLTSQLVTEGGTKAMTAAQLKDFLYPMATTYYATTDKEVTTFTFEFHKDFTDKFYPVLQGLILTPSFTQQDFDRLKSNQLNYVEQVIRASSDEDYSKFALEDQLFRGTRFQHMTRGTAAGVRSLTLDDVKKHYAAAFGKDNLTIGIAGNFPASFAKKLKDDLEKLPKSTAKPVVPTVAAPKGIHVEIISKTDALGSAVYAGFPIQTTRASDDFAALMVANSFLGEHRKSYGRLYDKIRTTRSMNYGDYSYIEWYENGGQNMLPVPGVPRHANYASLWLRPVQIAEGLRKQYPTELGGLTVGHAPFALRLAVREMDNLVKNGMSKEDFEITRTFLRSYVKLYGTTPSKQLGFLLDSKFYGRKDYLKELDGQFAKLTLDDVNKAIKKHWQTQNMYVTIVTDDSEAQPLADVLKQNTPSPMSYAKVVSEGLPKEVVAEDAQVANYKLNVTEVKVIDTKDTFK; via the coding sequence ATGAAACATACTTTTTCCCGCCTGCTGCTGGCCGCGGCCCTGCTCGGCCCCGTGGGGGCGCATTTCGCGCAAGCCGCCGACGTGGTGGAGCTGCGCCAACCCAACGCCTCGAAAGTGGTGGTGAAGCTGCAGTTCCGCAACGGCTCCTCCGCCGACCCCGTGGGCAAGGAAGGCCTCACGTTCCTGACCAGTCAGCTGGTCACCGAAGGCGGCACCAAGGCCATGACGGCCGCCCAGCTCAAGGACTTCCTCTACCCGATGGCCACCACCTACTACGCCACCACCGACAAGGAAGTCACCACCTTCACCTTCGAGTTTCACAAGGACTTTACCGACAAGTTCTACCCCGTACTCCAGGGCCTGATTCTGACGCCCAGCTTCACCCAGCAGGATTTCGACCGGCTCAAGTCCAACCAGCTCAACTACGTGGAGCAGGTGATTCGGGCCTCTTCGGATGAGGACTACAGCAAGTTTGCCCTCGAAGACCAGCTCTTCCGCGGCACCCGCTTCCAGCACATGACCCGCGGCACCGCCGCCGGGGTGCGCAGCCTCACGCTCGACGACGTGAAGAAGCACTACGCCGCCGCTTTTGGCAAGGACAACCTGACCATCGGCATTGCTGGCAACTTCCCGGCTTCCTTCGCCAAAAAGCTCAAGGATGACCTGGAAAAGCTGCCCAAGAGCACGGCTAAGCCCGTGGTGCCCACCGTGGCCGCGCCCAAGGGCATCCACGTCGAAATCATCAGCAAGACCGACGCCCTGGGCTCGGCCGTGTACGCCGGCTTCCCCATCCAGACCACCCGCGCCAGTGACGACTTCGCCGCTTTGATGGTAGCCAACTCCTTTCTCGGGGAGCACCGCAAAAGCTACGGCCGCCTGTACGACAAGATCCGCACGACCCGCTCGATGAACTATGGCGACTACAGCTACATTGAGTGGTACGAAAACGGCGGGCAGAACATGCTGCCCGTGCCCGGTGTGCCCCGCCACGCCAACTACGCCAGCCTCTGGCTGCGCCCGGTCCAGATTGCCGAAGGCCTGCGCAAGCAGTACCCCACCGAGCTGGGCGGCCTCACCGTGGGCCACGCCCCGTTTGCGCTGCGTCTGGCCGTGCGTGAAATGGATAACCTGGTGAAAAACGGCATGAGCAAGGAAGACTTCGAAATTACCCGCACCTTTTTGCGCTCCTACGTGAAGCTCTACGGCACCACGCCCTCCAAGCAGCTCGGCTTTCTGCTCGACTCCAAATTCTACGGCCGCAAGGACTACCTCAAGGAGCTCGACGGGCAGTTTGCCAAGCTCACCCTCGACGACGTGAACAAGGCCATTAAAAAGCACTGGCAGACGCAGAACATGTACGTGACCATCGTCACGGACGACAGCGAGGCCCAGCCCCTGGCCGACGTGCTCAAGCAGAACACGCCCTCGCCCATGAGCTACGCCAAAGTAGTGAGTGAGGGCCTGCCCAAGGAAGTAGTGGCCGAAGACGCCCAGGTGGCCAACTACAAGCTGAACGTAACCGAAGTCAAGGTTATCGACACCAAGGACACGTTTAAGTAA
- a CDS encoding M16 family metallopeptidase, giving the protein MKHSVQTWLLAAGLLAAPLAQAQKKAAPAATTPAATSTAAPAFPYPIQQKQLANGMNVVTVPFDSPGLASVFLVVRAGSRDEVEPGHTGFAHFFEHVMFRGTDKYSKEQYDQVLKSVGASANANTSLDRTVYHMTGNATMLEKMLEVEADRFQHLKYAEHDFKAEAGAVKGEYTKNSASLYTQLNEKVADAAFDKHTYEHTTMGFFKDVVDMPNQYQYSLQFFDRFYRPEYTTLLVVGDVKTEQVNQLADKYFSMWKRGSYQPAITQEPEQTAPRYVHIQNANFPPLVSLSYRGPAFNDQSKDLPALDILTTMLFSDNSPLYQKLVVKEQKVRFVGGSPNYTRDPYLTSIRASVVKAADMAYVKDEITKALEDLKTTPVDAKRLADTKSALKYSFLMGLDSPDQIANGLAQYIWLTGNPQSLNNFYALYDQVTPADIQAAAKKYFVPEHLTVGTIGPNPTGGVQ; this is encoded by the coding sequence ATGAAACACTCCGTCCAGACCTGGCTGCTCGCCGCCGGTCTTCTGGCTGCGCCCCTGGCTCAGGCGCAAAAAAAGGCTGCTCCGGCGGCTACTACCCCGGCCGCCACTTCGACGGCGGCTCCGGCTTTCCCCTACCCTATTCAGCAGAAACAGCTGGCCAACGGCATGAACGTGGTGACCGTGCCCTTCGACTCGCCCGGCCTGGCCTCGGTGTTTCTGGTGGTGCGGGCCGGTTCCCGCGACGAAGTGGAGCCCGGCCATACCGGCTTTGCCCACTTCTTCGAGCACGTCATGTTCCGGGGCACCGACAAGTACAGCAAGGAGCAGTACGACCAGGTGCTCAAGTCGGTGGGGGCTTCGGCCAACGCCAACACCTCGTTGGACCGCACCGTGTACCACATGACCGGCAACGCTACCATGCTGGAGAAAATGCTGGAAGTGGAAGCCGACCGGTTTCAGCACCTCAAGTACGCCGAGCACGACTTCAAGGCCGAAGCCGGGGCCGTGAAGGGCGAATACACCAAGAACTCGGCCTCGCTCTACACCCAGCTCAACGAGAAAGTAGCCGACGCCGCCTTCGACAAGCACACGTATGAGCACACCACCATGGGCTTCTTCAAGGACGTGGTGGACATGCCCAACCAGTATCAGTACTCGCTGCAGTTCTTCGACCGGTTTTACCGCCCCGAGTACACGACCCTGCTGGTAGTCGGCGACGTGAAAACGGAGCAGGTCAACCAATTGGCCGACAAGTATTTCAGCATGTGGAAGCGCGGCAGCTACCAGCCCGCCATTACCCAGGAGCCCGAGCAGACGGCCCCGCGCTACGTGCACATTCAGAACGCCAACTTCCCGCCCCTGGTGAGCTTGAGCTACCGCGGCCCGGCCTTCAACGACCAGAGCAAGGATTTGCCCGCCCTGGACATTCTGACCACGATGCTGTTTTCCGACAACTCCCCTTTGTACCAGAAATTGGTGGTGAAAGAGCAGAAAGTGCGCTTCGTGGGCGGCTCGCCCAACTACACCCGGGACCCGTACCTGACTTCCATCCGGGCGTCGGTGGTGAAGGCGGCCGACATGGCCTACGTGAAGGATGAGATTACCAAAGCCCTGGAGGATTTGAAAACCACGCCCGTGGACGCCAAGCGCCTGGCCGATACCAAGTCGGCGCTGAAGTACAGCTTCCTGATGGGCCTCGACTCGCCCGACCAGATTGCCAACGGCTTGGCCCAGTATATCTGGCTGACCGGCAACCCCCAGAGCCTGAATAACTTCTACGCCCTCTACGACCAGGTAACACCGGCCGACATCCAGGCCGCGGCCAAGAAGTACTTCGTACCCGAGCACCTCACCGTGGGCACCATCGGGCCCAACCCGACCGGCGGCGTGCAGTAG
- a CDS encoding dicarboxylate/amino acid:cation symporter has translation MKFSRLALLVLLLFVVAGGLTLLHASNPASLPEAVPMAARWLALAAMVAYAFQRRSLTFWIVTSMFVGAEAGADFPVQAQNLKVLSDVFLRLVKTIIAPLVFATLVVGIAGHADLKKVGRMGVKALVYFEIVTTFALFIGLAAINLTKAGRLDPAVLAAAQANNNVNETIAAAPKQTAADIITHIFPENIAKSVAEGQVLQVVVFAIIFAIGLAMVHGKHRRAMLEWSESLSEVMFKFTNVVMFFAPLGVGGAIAYTVGKMGFGPLVNAVQLLLTLYAALIAFLILILLPVALIARIPIKRFVQAIAEPVSIAFATTSSEAALPRAMEAMESIGVPRRVVAFVMPTGYSFNLDGTTLYLSLAAIFVAQAAGVELSFGQQLVMVFTLMLTSKGVAGVPRASLVILLATVDSFDLPAWPIFIILGIDALMDMARTAVNVIGNCLASAVVARWEGEFIDNYVAPPLDELAEADSSLAQHAH, from the coding sequence ATGAAGTTTTCCCGCCTTGCTCTCCTGGTTCTGCTGCTGTTCGTAGTGGCTGGGGGCCTCACCCTGTTGCACGCCTCTAACCCCGCCAGCCTGCCCGAGGCCGTGCCAATGGCCGCCCGCTGGCTGGCCCTGGCCGCCATGGTAGCCTACGCCTTTCAGCGCCGCTCCCTCACCTTCTGGATTGTGACCAGCATGTTCGTCGGGGCCGAGGCCGGAGCCGACTTCCCGGTGCAGGCCCAGAACCTGAAGGTGCTCAGTGACGTGTTCCTGCGCTTGGTTAAGACCATCATTGCCCCGCTCGTATTTGCCACGCTGGTGGTGGGCATAGCCGGGCACGCCGACCTGAAAAAGGTGGGCCGCATGGGCGTCAAGGCCCTGGTGTACTTCGAAATCGTCACCACGTTTGCCCTCTTTATTGGCCTGGCGGCCATCAACCTGACCAAAGCCGGCCGCCTCGACCCGGCCGTGCTGGCCGCCGCCCAGGCCAACAACAACGTGAATGAAACCATTGCCGCCGCGCCCAAGCAAACTGCGGCCGACATTATCACCCACATTTTCCCCGAAAACATTGCCAAATCGGTAGCCGAGGGGCAGGTGCTGCAGGTAGTGGTGTTTGCCATCATTTTCGCCATTGGTTTGGCCATGGTCCACGGCAAGCACCGCCGGGCCATGCTGGAATGGTCGGAAAGCCTGTCGGAGGTGATGTTCAAGTTTACCAACGTGGTTATGTTCTTCGCCCCGCTGGGCGTGGGCGGGGCCATTGCCTACACCGTGGGCAAGATGGGCTTCGGGCCCCTGGTCAACGCCGTGCAGCTGCTGCTCACGCTCTACGCGGCCTTGATTGCCTTCCTGATTCTGATTCTGCTACCCGTGGCCCTCATTGCCCGGATTCCGATTAAGCGCTTCGTGCAGGCCATTGCCGAGCCGGTCAGCATTGCCTTTGCCACTACGTCGTCGGAGGCGGCCCTGCCCCGGGCCATGGAGGCCATGGAAAGCATCGGAGTACCGCGCCGGGTGGTGGCCTTCGTGATGCCCACGGGCTACTCGTTCAACCTGGATGGCACCACGCTCTACCTCTCGCTGGCTGCCATCTTCGTGGCCCAGGCCGCCGGCGTAGAGCTCTCCTTCGGCCAGCAGCTGGTAATGGTATTCACCCTGATGCTGACCAGCAAGGGCGTGGCCGGGGTGCCGCGGGCGTCCCTGGTGATTCTGCTGGCGACGGTAGACTCGTTCGACCTGCCCGCCTGGCCCATCTTCATCATCCTGGGTATTGATGCCCTGATGGACATGGCCCGCACCGCCGTCAACGTCATCGGCAACTGCCTGGCCTCGGCCGTGGTGGCCCGCTGGGAAGGTGAGTTTATCGACAACTACGTGGCCCCGCCTCTCGACGAGCTGGCCGAAGCCGACAGCAGCCTGGCCCAGCACGCGCACTAA
- a CDS encoding enolase C-terminal domain-like protein, which produces MSLLWTMAAHELPLRFTWKISRNASVTKTNLLVRVGEGTTAGWGEAAPNVRYNETPEKLTAEFEALVAAGLGQYIHLPELEEFLAAHAPSHALRFAVESAFVHREAALRGQSVAAWLGVPAPSRPAATAFTLPIMEPGAVAEFVRAQGMSRFGQLKIKVNQDSGFELLRALTQALPGREVLIDGNEAWTDADSLLRFLEQAQTLPGLRVRLLEQPLPAHCPDDYRYLRGRAPWPVFADESVTDGADFRSIAQQFHGVNMKLMKAGGYLNGIRLLQQTRAHGLQTMLGCMVETSLGIWSALQISHLADVCDLDGFLILRDEPFGLVREAEGLLTPLPVCWKTLRPVVS; this is translated from the coding sequence GTGTCGCTACTCTGGACGATGGCCGCTCACGAGCTGCCGCTGCGCTTTACCTGGAAGATTTCCCGCAATGCCTCCGTCACTAAAACCAACCTGCTCGTGCGCGTGGGCGAGGGCACGACTGCGGGCTGGGGTGAGGCCGCACCCAACGTGCGCTACAACGAAACGCCCGAAAAGCTGACCGCCGAATTCGAAGCGCTGGTAGCAGCCGGGCTGGGCCAGTATATCCATCTGCCCGAGCTGGAAGAGTTTCTGGCCGCCCACGCCCCGTCCCACGCCCTGCGCTTTGCCGTGGAGTCGGCTTTCGTGCACCGCGAAGCCGCGCTGCGGGGGCAGTCGGTGGCGGCCTGGCTGGGCGTACCGGCCCCGAGCCGGCCGGCGGCCACTGCCTTTACCCTGCCCATCATGGAGCCCGGCGCCGTGGCCGAATTCGTGCGGGCCCAGGGGATGAGCCGCTTTGGCCAGCTCAAAATAAAGGTCAACCAGGACAGCGGCTTCGAACTGCTCCGGGCCCTGACCCAGGCCTTGCCCGGCCGGGAGGTGCTCATCGACGGCAACGAGGCCTGGACCGACGCCGACTCGCTGCTGCGGTTTCTGGAGCAGGCCCAGACCTTGCCCGGCCTGCGGGTGCGCCTGCTCGAGCAACCCCTGCCGGCCCACTGCCCCGACGATTACCGCTACCTGCGCGGCCGCGCGCCCTGGCCCGTCTTTGCCGACGAATCCGTTACCGACGGGGCCGACTTCCGCAGCATTGCCCAGCAGTTTCACGGCGTGAATATGAAGCTCATGAAGGCCGGTGGCTACCTCAACGGCATTCGGCTGCTGCAGCAAACCCGCGCCCACGGCCTGCAAACCATGCTGGGCTGCATGGTCGAAACCTCGCTCGGTATCTGGTCGGCCCTGCAGATCAGTCACTTGGCCGACGTCTGCGACCTGGACGGTTTCCTCATCCTGCGCGACGAGCCCTTTGGGCTGGTGCGCGAAGCCGAAGGCCTGCTGACGCCGCTGCCCGTGTGCTGGAAAACCCTCCGGCCGGTGGTGAGCTAA
- a CDS encoding DUF6799 domain-containing protein, whose product MNRPFLSALLLLALASPLRAWAQTPAQPKPARPVGAIAANNTDQFLMRDGEVVLRSGSGTKPLTQNVVLSNGTKVNYKSGIVELPGGKKTTLKEGDYVTMQGDIVFATPGSAAASRGTVAPASGQFEQYVDRNSPPTTADMETRLSSLNSRITLMAQKIQLLNDKISLLSAGTQRPADTSQLDQQIKALDEQLKQVK is encoded by the coding sequence ATGAATCGTCCTTTCCTCTCCGCTCTTCTATTGCTGGCGCTGGCCAGTCCGCTCCGGGCCTGGGCCCAAACCCCGGCCCAGCCCAAGCCCGCCCGCCCCGTCGGTGCCATTGCGGCCAACAACACCGACCAGTTTCTGATGCGCGACGGCGAAGTGGTGCTGCGTTCGGGCTCGGGCACCAAGCCCCTGACCCAGAACGTAGTGCTCAGCAACGGCACGAAAGTTAACTACAAGAGCGGCATTGTGGAGCTGCCCGGCGGCAAGAAAACTACCCTCAAGGAAGGCGACTACGTGACCATGCAGGGCGACATCGTGTTTGCCACGCCCGGCAGCGCGGCGGCATCCCGCGGCACCGTGGCCCCGGCCAGCGGCCAGTTTGAGCAGTACGTGGACCGTAACTCCCCGCCCACTACCGCCGACATGGAAACCCGGCTGAGTAGCCTCAACAGTCGCATCACGCTCATGGCCCAGAAAATTCAGCTGCTCAACGACAAAATCAGCCTGCTGAGCGCCGGCACCCAGCGCCCCGCCGACACCAGCCAGCTCGACCAGCAGATCAAGGCTCTGGACGAGCAGCTGAAGCAGGTGAAGTAG
- a CDS encoding MarR family winged helix-turn-helix transcriptional regulator: MQTMRIEDEIKQPVFKDEYQKGLINLVYTVGWLQQQQAASFREFDITLPQFNILRILRGQHPKPATVNLLIERMLDKTSNASRIVDKLEAKGLVTRTVCPSNRRAVDIRITDSGLELLQRMDASVDLHHGLKTLTLEEAQQLNTILDKIRD; encoded by the coding sequence ATGCAGACCATGAGAATCGAAGACGAAATTAAGCAGCCCGTGTTCAAGGACGAGTACCAGAAAGGCCTGATCAATCTGGTCTACACGGTGGGCTGGCTGCAACAGCAGCAGGCCGCCTCTTTCCGCGAATTCGACATCACGCTGCCCCAGTTCAACATTCTGCGCATCTTGCGCGGTCAGCACCCCAAGCCGGCTACGGTCAACCTGCTCATTGAGCGCATGCTCGACAAAACCAGCAATGCCTCGCGCATCGTCGACAAGCTCGAGGCCAAGGGCCTGGTAACGCGCACCGTGTGCCCCAGCAACCGCCGGGCCGTGGACATTCGCATCACCGACAGCGGCCTGGAGCTGCTGCAGCGCATGGATGCCAGCGTAGATTTGCACCACGGCCTGAAAACGCTTACGCTGGAAGAAGCCCAGCAACTCAATACCATTCTCGATAAAATCCGCGACTGA
- a CDS encoding YceI family protein yields MKKFALSALFIASIMAAPAVAKDPSAPKAATSTKAGTVYKVQPQLSTLGWVGKKVTGQHSGTIQFKSGDVEVKGAQITGGTFVIDMNSLKVTDITDADTNGKLMGHLRSDDFFSIDKNATSTFKITKITPIKGAAADANNATVTGNLTIKGITKPISFPAKIGVKNGVAAASGTATIDRTQFDIKYGSKSFFESIGDKAIDNDFTLSFNVIAKQ; encoded by the coding sequence ATGAAAAAATTCGCTCTTTCCGCCCTGTTCATTGCTTCGATCATGGCTGCTCCTGCCGTAGCCAAAGATCCTTCGGCTCCCAAGGCTGCTACCAGCACCAAAGCCGGCACAGTGTACAAAGTGCAGCCGCAGCTCAGCACCCTGGGTTGGGTCGGCAAAAAAGTAACGGGCCAGCACAGCGGCACCATCCAGTTCAAGAGCGGTGACGTGGAAGTAAAAGGTGCCCAAATCACCGGCGGTACTTTCGTAATCGACATGAACTCGCTGAAGGTTACCGACATCACCGATGCCGACACCAACGGTAAACTCATGGGTCACCTGCGCTCCGACGACTTCTTCAGCATCGACAAGAACGCCACGTCGACCTTCAAAATCACCAAGATTACCCCCATCAAAGGCGCTGCCGCCGATGCCAACAACGCTACCGTAACCGGTAACCTGACCATCAAGGGCATCACTAAGCCGATCAGCTTCCCCGCCAAAATCGGCGTGAAGAACGGTGTAGCCGCCGCCTCGGGCACGGCCACCATCGACCGGACCCAGTTCGACATCAAATACGGCTCGAAATCGTTCTTCGAAAGCATTGGCGACAAAGCCATTGACAACGACTTCACCCTGAGCTTCAACGTTATTGCCAAGCAATAA
- a CDS encoding DUF4132 domain-containing protein, whose product MASTPETAPAPPEVAEMQDFIQAYLREIKQRKLSYYDLKLTELTTYQELKDRDAAYKGRLVLALAATIRNRDNSYEIRYQLDTLLKVLLRSTLELAGADYVRLLGLYGLELAGANINSIANALALYPVLPTLTQLEKQAKKQPLEEPVLDYLRQLLAVMAVNSSDNGLMKLRVKVQEILGQDGESNLPTVIFSESDAFGQALNEFVGQLPPSAAKPWLRLLQVWQKTTGAQPTAKFRKETEAAVAGVEPAEVRRQYGAWLSELARLPVQEFTRTTSYGHGGYTYSEWHFLSDTSQAAAKGLIWSSMPLLDGPMLGALAELAVKCYRKIPAKGQVAPSLGNACVLALAQGGMPGVAHLSRLKLKVKQANTQALIEGHLEKAAQELGVTPAEIEDMAVPTLGLTQGQAEYHYGDYQARLHLVEGKAEVQWRKDGKELKSAPAALKKTHAAELKELKETQAQVQQNLTAQRERLDRSFVTGRRLPLAWFEQYYFGHELLSYLVRPLIWRFHHPDGSHTDALWLDEAWCDAQGQPVAAPAPEAQVQLWHPVLAPMAEVLAWRRLLDERQLRQPLKQAYRELYLLTPPEERTGTYSNRMAAHILRQHQFNSLTKLRGWRYRLMGAYDKGYETDSATLDLPAYGLQAQFWVSEVNADNAWNDAGIWNYVSTDQVRFTTGHGVVPLTDVPALVFSEVMRDVDLFVGVASVGNDPQWRDNGGLPAYRNYWESYSFGELGEVAKNRKLALERLVPRMKIGKVSEIQDRFLVVRGKRRTYKIHLGSGNILMEPNDQYLCIVPDRSAKAPSAADVFLPFEGDAVLSIILSKALLLMDDDKITDDTINRQIGR is encoded by the coding sequence ATGGCTAGTACTCCCGAAACGGCTCCTGCTCCGCCCGAAGTAGCCGAAATGCAGGATTTTATTCAAGCTTATCTGCGCGAAATAAAGCAGCGCAAACTCAGCTACTACGATTTGAAGCTAACCGAGCTGACGACGTATCAGGAGCTCAAAGACCGGGACGCCGCCTACAAAGGGCGGCTGGTGCTGGCTTTGGCCGCCACCATCCGCAACCGGGACAATAGCTACGAAATCCGCTACCAGCTCGACACGCTGCTCAAAGTACTGTTGCGCAGCACTCTGGAGCTGGCCGGCGCCGACTACGTGCGGCTGCTGGGTCTTTATGGCCTGGAATTGGCCGGCGCCAACATCAATAGCATTGCCAACGCCCTGGCCCTGTATCCGGTGCTGCCCACGCTGACCCAGCTGGAAAAGCAGGCCAAAAAACAGCCCCTGGAGGAGCCCGTGCTCGACTACTTGCGGCAGCTGCTGGCCGTTATGGCCGTCAACTCCTCCGATAATGGCTTGATGAAGCTGCGGGTGAAGGTGCAGGAGATTCTGGGTCAGGATGGAGAGAGTAATTTGCCCACGGTCATCTTTTCGGAGAGTGACGCTTTCGGGCAGGCCCTGAACGAGTTTGTGGGGCAGCTGCCGCCTTCGGCTGCCAAGCCCTGGCTGCGGCTGCTGCAAGTGTGGCAAAAAACCACGGGCGCCCAGCCCACGGCCAAGTTTCGCAAGGAAACCGAGGCCGCCGTGGCCGGAGTGGAGCCCGCTGAGGTGCGCCGGCAGTACGGTGCCTGGCTGAGCGAGCTGGCCCGGCTGCCGGTCCAGGAATTTACCCGCACTACCAGCTACGGGCACGGCGGCTATACCTACTCCGAGTGGCATTTCCTGAGCGACACCAGCCAGGCTGCGGCGAAGGGCTTGATCTGGAGCAGTATGCCCTTGCTCGACGGGCCGATGCTGGGCGCCCTGGCCGAGCTGGCGGTGAAGTGCTACCGCAAAATTCCGGCGAAAGGGCAGGTGGCACCCAGCCTGGGCAACGCCTGCGTGCTGGCCCTGGCCCAGGGCGGCATGCCGGGCGTGGCCCACCTGTCGCGGCTGAAGCTCAAAGTCAAGCAGGCCAACACCCAGGCGCTGATTGAAGGCCACCTGGAAAAAGCCGCCCAGGAGCTGGGCGTCACGCCCGCCGAAATTGAGGACATGGCCGTGCCCACCCTGGGCCTGACCCAGGGCCAGGCCGAGTACCACTACGGCGACTACCAGGCCCGGCTGCACCTGGTGGAGGGCAAGGCCGAAGTGCAGTGGCGCAAGGATGGCAAGGAGCTGAAATCGGCGCCGGCGGCTTTGAAGAAAACCCACGCCGCCGAGCTCAAAGAGCTGAAGGAAACCCAGGCCCAGGTGCAGCAAAATCTGACGGCCCAGCGCGAGCGGCTCGACCGGAGCTTCGTAACCGGCCGGCGGCTGCCGCTGGCCTGGTTTGAGCAGTACTACTTTGGGCACGAGCTGCTCAGCTACCTGGTCCGGCCGCTGATCTGGCGCTTTCACCACCCCGACGGCTCCCACACCGATGCGCTGTGGCTGGACGAGGCCTGGTGCGATGCCCAGGGCCAGCCCGTGGCGGCTCCCGCACCCGAGGCGCAGGTGCAGCTCTGGCATCCGGTGCTGGCACCGATGGCGGAAGTGCTGGCCTGGCGCCGGCTGCTGGATGAGCGGCAGCTGCGTCAGCCGCTCAAGCAGGCTTACCGGGAACTATACCTGCTCACGCCGCCTGAAGAGCGCACCGGTACGTATTCCAACCGCATGGCGGCCCACATTCTGCGCCAGCACCAGTTCAACTCCCTGACCAAGCTCCGCGGCTGGCGCTACCGCCTGATGGGCGCTTACGACAAGGGCTACGAAACCGACTCGGCTACCCTGGACCTGCCAGCCTACGGTTTGCAGGCCCAGTTCTGGGTGAGCGAAGTAAATGCCGACAACGCCTGGAACGACGCCGGAATCTGGAACTACGTCAGCACCGACCAGGTGCGCTTCACGACGGGCCACGGCGTGGTGCCGCTCACGGACGTGCCGGCGCTGGTTTTCTCGGAGGTGATGCGCGACGTGGACCTGTTCGTGGGCGTGGCCAGCGTGGGCAACGACCCGCAGTGGCGCGACAATGGCGGGCTGCCGGCCTACCGCAACTACTGGGAAAGCTACAGCTTTGGGGAGCTGGGCGAAGTGGCCAAAAACCGCAAGCTGGCCCTGGAACGACTGGTACCCCGCATGAAGATCGGGAAGGTGAGCGAAATTCAGGACCGGTTTCTGGTCGTGCGCGGCAAGCGGCGCACCTACAAGATTCACCTGGGCTCGGGCAACATCCTGATGGAGCCCAACGACCAGTACCTCTGCATCGTGCCCGACCGTTCGGCCAAAGCGCCCAGCGCCGCCGACGTGTTTTTGCCCTTCGAGGGCGACGCGGTGCTGTCCATTATCCTGAGCAAAGCCCTGCTGCTGATGGACGACGACAAGATTACCGACGACACCATCAACCGGCAGATTGGGCGCTGA